The DNA sequence TTATAAAATTCATATTTATAAAGAATCTAAATAAATTCGTTTCTATAAAATATTAAAAATTCGTAATTTTGGGAACATTTTGAATTGTTTGATAATTTAAAAAACTTTTAAAAAAAAGTGTAGATTATGCTGACTTTATTCGGTTAATGTTGCATCAAAATGCGAAAACTCAAAATGTCATTAACTGTATTTGTACAGACCGGTAAAGAAGAAGCAGGCCTACCTTTAATGTTGAAAGACCTTCTATTATGAATATTTATAAGGATTACATCAAAGAGATTGAAGAAAGAAAAACCCAGGGGCTTCATCCAAAGCCAATTGATGGTGCTGAATTACTAAGCGAAATCATTACACAGATTAAAGATTCAGGTAATGCTGACCGATCGGATTCTCTTAAATTTTTCATTTACAACACGCTACCCGGAACGACAAGTGCAGCGGGAGTGAAAGCAAAATTTTTAAAAGAAATTATTCTGGGTGAATCCATAGTAGAAGAAATTTCCCCGGCATTTGCCTTTGAATTATTATCTCATATGAAAGGCGGCCCTTCTATTGAGGTACTGCTGGACCTTGCTTTAGGTAACGATCCTGCTATTGCTAAAGAAGCTGCAGCTGTTCTTAAAACACAGGTTTTCCTTTATGAAGCAGATACAAACCGTCTGAAGGAAGCGTTCAACAGCGGTAACGAAATTGCAAAAGAAATCCTTGAAAGCTACGCAAAAGCTGAATTCTTCACTAAGCTTCCTGAAGTTGCTGAAGAAATTAAAGTTGTAACTTATATTGCTGGTGAAGGAGATATCTCTACAGATTTACTTTCTCCGGGTAACCAGGCCCACTCAAGATCAGACCGTGAACTTCATGGTAAATGTATGATCACTCCCGAAGCTCAGGAAGAAATTAAGGCTTTACAGGCAAAGCATCCTGATGCAAGCGTTATGCTTATCGCTGAAAAAGGAACAATGGGTGTAGGTTCATCTAGAATGTCCGGAGTAAATAACGTTGCTCTTTGGACAGGAAAACAGGCAAGCCCGTATGTACCGTTCGTAAACATTGCTCCAATTGTAGGAGGAACAAACGGAATTTCACCTATCTTCCTTACAACTGTAGACGTTACCGGAGGTATTGGTGTTGACCTTAAAAACTGGGTAAAGAAAGTTGACGAAAACGGAAACCCAATTCGTAACGAAAATGGTGACATTGTTCTTGAAGAAGCTTATTCAGTAGCAACCGGAACTGTTTTAACGATTAATACAAAAGAAAAGAAATTATATAACGGCGATAAAGAACTTATCGACCTTACTAAATCTTTCACTCCGCAAAAGATGGAATTCATCAAAGCGGGTGGATCTTACGCGATCGTATTTGGTAAAAAACTACAGACATTTGCAGCTCAGCTTTTAGGAATTGAAGCTCCTGCTGTTTTTGCTCCATCAAAAGAAATTTCTCATGAAGGACAAGGACTTACTGCTGTAGAAAAAATATTCAACAGAAATGCTGTTGGGACTACTCCAGGAAAAGTACTACATGCCGGTTCTGATGTTCGTGTACAGGTAAATATCGTTGGATCTCAGGATACGACAGGTCTTATGACTTCTCAGGAATTGGAGTCTATGGCAGCAACAGTGATTTCTCCAATCGTTGATGGTGCTTACCAGTCAGGATGTCACACCGCTTCTGTTTGGGATAAAAAAGCTCAGGCTAACATTCCTAAACTAATGAAGTTCATGAACGAGTTCGGTTTGATTACAGCCCGTGACCCGAAAGGTGAATACCACGCAATGACTGACGTTATCCACAAAGTTCTTAACGACATCACTGTAGATGAGTGGGCTATCATTATTGGTGGTGACTCTCACACAAGAATGTCTAAAGGAGTGGCTTTCGGAGCTGACTCAGGAACTGTGGCACTTGCATTAGCTACTGGTGAAGCATCTATGCCTATTCCTGAATCTGTGAAAGTAACCTTCAAAGGAAACATGAAAGAACACATGGACTTCCGTGATGTGGTTCATGCTACTCAGGCTCAGATGTTGAAGCAGTTTGGAGGAGAAAACGTATTCCAGGGCAGAATCATTGAGGTTCATATCGGAACACTTCCTGCTGACCAGGCATTTACCTTTACAGACTGGACTGCTGAAATGAAAGCAAAAGCTTCTATCAACATTTCTGAAGACAATACTTTGATTGAATCACTGGAAATTGCAAAAGGCAGAATCCAGATCATGATTGACAAGGGTATGGATAACCATAATAAAGTTCTTCAGGGATTAATTGACAAAGCTGATAAGAGAATTGCAGAGATCAGATCAGGAGAGAAGCATGCCTTGACTCCGGATGCAAATGCTAAATATTACGCTGAAGTAGTAGTAGATCTTGACGTAATCGTTGAACCAATGATTGCTGACCCGGATGTAAACAACGATGATGTTTCTAAGAGATATACTCACGATACCATCAGAGACCTTTCTTATTATGGAGGGGAGAAAAAAGTAGACCTTGGTTTCGTAGGATCTTGTATGGTTCACAAAGGTGACCTTAAGATTGTTTCTCAGATGCTTAGAAACATTGAAAAGCAACAAGGGAAGGTAGAATTTAGCGCTCCTCTTGTAGTAGCAGCACCTACTTATAACATCATTGATGAACTGAAGGCAGAAGGAGACTGGGAATTATTAGAGAAATATTCAGCTTTTGAATTTGATGATAATGCTCCAAAAGGAGAAGCTCGTGTTGAATACAAAAATGTAATGTATCTTGAGCGTCCAGGATGTAACCTTTGTATGGGTAACCAGGAAAAAGCAGCTAAAGGAGATACCGTTTTAGCAACGTCTACACGTCTTTTCCAGGGAAGAGTCGTTGAAGATTCTGAACGTAAAAAAGGAGAATCCCTGCTTGCTTCAACTCCGGTTGTTGTTCTTTCTGCAATCATCGGAAGAATTCCTAACATTGATGAGTATAAAGCAGCTGTTGAAGGCATTGACCTTACAACTTTTATACCTTCTATTAAAGAATTAACAAGTACAAGCGCTCACTAAGAGATTTATAGATACGTCGAAAGACTATTGAAAATTATACAATTGGAAGATTTTAGCCCTTTAGGATTTAAAATCTTCCAATTTTTTGTTTAGAATGTTTCTATTTTAAGATAAATACATTTTTTTTCTGACAAAATCTTGAAAACAGAATCTATTTTTTCTTAAATTGAAAGTTATAAAATCTCTTAAAATCACACCCAAAATCGTCCTGCTGATGGATTATAGGAACGTTTTTTGATGTATAGAGAATTGATTTTTCTTTTTCAAACATGAGAAAAAGAAGCATTAAACGGAAAAAGAACAAAATTAAAATACGATATGACTTTTGATATTGATATGATCAAAAAAGTGTACGAGCGTTACCCTGAAAGAATTGCTGCGGCAAGACAAATCGTGGGAAAACCTCTTACCCTTTCAGAAAAAATCCTTTACACCCACCTTTGGGAAGGAAATGCGACACAGGCTTATGAAAGAGGAAATTCTTATGTAGACTTCGCACCAGACCGAGTAGCAATGCAGGATGCCACTGCACAGATGGCACTTTTACAGTTCATGCAGGCAGGAAAAACCAAAGTTGCTGTTCCTTCCACTGCTCACGCGGATCACCTGATCCAGGCGAAGGTAGGCGCTGATAAAGATTTACAGGAAGGTATCAACAAAAACTCCGAAGTATTCAACTTCCTGAGCTCTGTATGTGATAAATACGGAATCGGATTCTGGAAGCCGGGAGCGGGTATCATCCACCAGGTAGTATTAGAAAATTATGCCTTCCCTGGAGGAATGATGATTGGTACTGACTCTCACACCGTAAATGCAGGAGGGCTTGGAATGGTGGCTATCGGTGTAGGTGGTGCTGATGCAGTAGATGTAATGGCAGGAATGGCCTGGGAGCTTAAAATGCCAAAACTTATCGGAGTAAAATTAACCGGTAAAATGAGCGGATGGACTTCTGCAAAAGACGTTATCTTAAAAGTAGCCGGAATCCTTACCGTAAAAGGAGGAACAGGATGCATCGTAGAATATTTCGGTGAAGGAGCAGAATCTCTTTCAGCTACAGGTAAAGGAACTATCTGTAACATGGGTGCAGAAATCGGAGCAACAACTTCTACTTTCGGATATGACGATTCTATGAGAAGATATCTTGCTGCTACCGGAAGACAGGATGTGGTAGATGCTGCCGATAAAATTGCTGAGCATTTAACAGGTGATGCAGAAGTATATGCAAACCCTGAACAATATTTTGACCAATTAATAGAAATCAACCTTTCTGAACTGGCTCCACACTTAAACGGACCTTTCACTCCGGATTTGGCGACTCCTGTTTCTGAATTCAGAGCTAAAGCTGAGGCTAACGGATGGCCTCTAGAAGTGGAATGGGCACTTATCGGATCTTGTACCAACTCTTCTTATGAAGATTTATCAAGAGCTGCTTCTATTGTAGAGGATGCTGTTTCAAAAGGAGTAAAACCTAAAGCTATCCTGGGGATCAACCCAGGTTCTGAGCAGGTGAAATTCACAGCAGAAAGAGACGGATTCTTAGATTCTTTCAGAAAATTTGAAAACGCAAGAATCTTTACCAATGCCTGTGGACCTTGTATCGGGCAATGGGACAGAGAAGGTGCTGAAAAAGGAGAGAAAAACTCAATTATTCACTCTTTCAACAGAAACTTTGCAAAAAGAGCGGATGGTAACCCAAATACCCATGCATTTGTAGCTTCTCCTGAAATGGTAGCAGCTGTTGCAATCTCAGGTAGATTAGACTTTAACCCAATTACAGATACATTAACTAACGAATCAGGTGAGCAGGTGAAACTTGACGAGCCTAAAGGTTTCGAGCTTCCTTCAAAAGGATTTGCTGTAGATGACAACGGATATCAGGCTCCATCAGAAGATGGTTCCAGCGTTGTTGTTAACGTAAATCCTACTTCAGACAGACTTCAGCTACTGGAAGAATTCCCGGCTTGGGATGGTAAAAATATTGTGGGAGCCAGAGTATTGATCAAAGCTTTCGGAAAATGTACCACTGACCATATTTCTATGGCTGGCCCATGGCTGAAATACAGAGGACACCTGGATAATATTTCAAACAACATGTTGATCGGAGCAGTGAATGCTTACAACATGGAAACCAATAAAGTTAAAAATGAATTAACCGGTGAATACGGTGAAGTTCCGGCTGTACAGAGAGCTTACAAAGCAGCAGGCATTCCAACGATTGTTGTAGGAGACCAGAACTATGGTGAAGGCTCATCAAGAGAGCACGCAGCCATGGAGCCAAGACACCTTGGGGTGAAAGCTGTATTGGTAAAATCATTCGCGAGAATCCACGAAACCAACCTTAAGAAACAAGGGATGCTTGGAATCACTTTCGCTAATGAAGCAGATTACGACAAGATCCTGGAAGATGATGTTGTTAATTTCTTAGATCTTGACCAGTTCGCTCCGGGAAAACAACTGACTTTAGAATTCATTCATACCGATGGAACTAAAGACATCATCATGGCTAACCATACTTACAACGATCAGCAGATTGACTGGTTTAAGGCTGGTTCTGCCCTGAATCTGATCAAACAACAGGAAAAATAAAATTAATTGTTAGATTAATTAATATAAAGGCGGCTTCAATTGAAGTCGTCTTTTTATTTACCAAAAAATCCTGCTTTAAACAATTGGAGCAGTCAGCTTTTAAAATCATAAAATACATAGCTTCAGACAAATCTACAATCTTACTTTAATCTATCCAGAAGACCTGCTCTATAACTTTCTCCAATGGGAATTTCAAACTCGGGAAGAATAACTTTTTTTGCCCCGATGCTTTTGATTTTATCAAGATTGACAATAAAGGATTTGTGAATTCTTACAAATTTTTCAGAAAGCTGATTTTCCATAGATTTAAGAGTGTCCAGGACGATATATTCATTATTTTCTGTTCGGATATTGACATAGTCTTTGATGCTTTCAACGTAAAGAATTTCATGAAAACCGATACGATGCCTTTGCCCCGAAGATTTCACAAAGAAATGTGTATTTTCTTCCTGTGGAAAAGAGAAACGTTCCTGAGCTTTTAATACGCTTTTCTGAAACCTGTCGAAGGAAATAGGCTTCAGAAGGTAATCTACCACATTATGTTCATAGCCTTCCAGTGCATATTCCGAATAAGCGGTTGTTAAAATATATTTTTGATTGGTTCCCACGATCTTCATAAAATTGATTCCCGTAAGTTCCGGCATCTGAATATCCAGAAAGATGAGGTCAGAATCATTTTTCTGCAGATATTCTAAAGCCAGAATTGGGTTTTCTGTAGAGAAAACCAGTTCAAGAAAAGGAACTTTCTCCACATAATGCTCCAGAAGAGACATTGCTAATGGCTCGTCATCAACGATAATACATTTTATCTTATTCATCTCTTAAATCAATTTTTAAATCTACAATAAATTCCGTTTCCGAATCTTTGATTTCCAGCTGATGTTTAGGATATAAAATTTCCAATCTTTTCTTCACATTCTGAATTCCTATTCCGGAAACAGTATCTTTCATTTTCTGTGTCTTAAAATTTAAAAGATAAAAATGCAGCACCTTGTCATGATCTGAAATTTTCATCTCAAACCCTTTATTACGGAAATCACCGTGTTTAAAAGCATTCTCAACAAATGGAACCAACAGCATCGGTGAAATCTTCAGATGAGGATGCTGAATATTTTTTTCTATAATCAATAACTCAGGATTCCTGATTCTAAGTTTCTCCAAAGCAATAAGACTGTCAATATATCCGATTTCTTTATCCAGAGAAATAGTGTCTCTTTCTAGGTCTTTTGTGCTATACCTCAGCAATTGCCCAAGTTCTTCAATAGCAGGCAATGCTTTATCTGATTTTTGATATACGAGGGAGTAGATATTATTTAATGAGTTAAAAATAAAATGCGGATTAATCTGAGTTTTCAGTGCCTGAAGTTCTGCCTGTTTCTTTTCGATCAGAAGCTGCTTTTTATCATTTTCCGCAACTCCATATTTTTCCAGAATCCAAAGAATACCCGCTATAAAAGTAGTCAGAGAACTGTTGTATATATTATCGAAGAAATAGTAGAGAAGCCCGGTTCCTTCATCATAATTCCGGAAGCCGAGAGTAGAAGGCAGAATCATTTCTTCCAAAGCATATCTCATGCTGGCAAAACATAACAATGTCAGGATAAAAACAAAGACCGCCGAATACAGTTTCTCAAGTTTAAAAATCTTTGGAAATATAAACAGATAGGAAATATAGAATGTGGTAATTTTTACAATAAAATAGGTAATTCTCAGAATATGCAATTCAGGACGATTGGTCTCTGGGACAAAAAAATTAGGTGTAATGACGGTTCCAAAAAAATTGAACCCCCAGTAAATAATTTGAAGCCAGATAATTTGCTTTTTATTCATATTCAAATATAAATCTCTGCACGGATAATTCATCAACCCTTTTCGATAAAAACCTGTTTTTTTCCGACGAAACTATTTTGACATCCATAATCATCGCCTTCATCTAAATGCTATTTCCTTTCAAAGGGCCTTATTATACTTTTGTCAGAGAAATTTAACACAATTATCATTTAACCTGTTATTTACATCTTATGAAAAAACAGTTTTTATTTATAACTACCCTTGTATGTTCTTTGGTAACCGCACAGACAAAAGATACTGCTAATGTCAACAAAATTGAAGCAGTAACGGTAAATGGTAAAAAAGTTCTGGTAGAGCGAAAAGTGGATCGTCTTGTTTATAATGTTCAGAATTCTATGCTTTCACAGGGAAGCTCCGGAGCTGAGGTTTTGGCAGGAACACCTTTATTACAGATAGATGAAAACAAAGGTCTGCTTTCTATTGCAGGAAAAAATGGAGTTTCCGTGATGGTGAATGACCGCATGCTCAATCTTTCCGGATCTGAACTGATTAATTATCTGAGAAATCTTCGTTCTGAAAACATCCTTAAAATTGAAGTGATAACCACGCCGCCTGCCAAATATGAGGCTCAGGGAAACAGCGGGATTATCAATATTGTTCTTAAAAAGAATCAGAATCTCGGGTGGAACGGTTATCTGACTACAAATTATACTCAAAAAACATACGCTGCATTCGGCACAGTAGCAGGAATAAACTATCAGAATGAAAAGATGAAAGCTTCGGTAAAAATCCAGGGATATGACGGAGCCAAAAGATCAGTAGAAAACTATAAAATAATAGGCGAAAAATCCTCTATCAGCAGAGATGAAAGGAGAGATATGAATGATGGATTAGGTCTGAATGCCAATTTTGATTATTCCCTCACTAAAAATTCCAATATCGGATTGGTATATGATATTTCGAAAGGACATTCTGATATGGATATCAATTCAAAACAGAACTACTTCACCGGAAGCAATCCCACATTGCAGACAATTACGGATTCAAAACATCGCTCTTCTTTTACTTCACAAATGCTGAATTTATATTTTGATCAGAAATTCGGGGAACATAAGCTAAGTCTGGGTGCCAATTACTATGGGAATCTTCCCAATACTGAAGTTAACTTTACCACAAAAAACATTGCCAGCAATTCAACACAGGTTGTCAAGAATCTTTCGTCAGTAGATTATAAAATCTATTCCGGACAGGCAGATTTAACTTTAAACTTCAAAAAAATTCAGTTAGAAACCGGTGCGAAATTCAGTCAGTTTTCTAATAATTCAGAGATTGGATATTTTGATGTTATCAATGGAAATTACATTATAGATCCTGCAAAAAGCAATCTTTTTGATTATAATGAAAAGAATTATGCGGCGTATATCAGCGCCAGTAAAGATCTGGGTGAAAAATGGTCTGTGAAGGCAGGTCT is a window from the Chryseobacterium indologenes genome containing:
- a CDS encoding bifunctional aconitate hydratase 2/2-methylisocitrate dehydratase yields the protein MNIYKDYIKEIEERKTQGLHPKPIDGAELLSEIITQIKDSGNADRSDSLKFFIYNTLPGTTSAAGVKAKFLKEIILGESIVEEISPAFAFELLSHMKGGPSIEVLLDLALGNDPAIAKEAAAVLKTQVFLYEADTNRLKEAFNSGNEIAKEILESYAKAEFFTKLPEVAEEIKVVTYIAGEGDISTDLLSPGNQAHSRSDRELHGKCMITPEAQEEIKALQAKHPDASVMLIAEKGTMGVGSSRMSGVNNVALWTGKQASPYVPFVNIAPIVGGTNGISPIFLTTVDVTGGIGVDLKNWVKKVDENGNPIRNENGDIVLEEAYSVATGTVLTINTKEKKLYNGDKELIDLTKSFTPQKMEFIKAGGSYAIVFGKKLQTFAAQLLGIEAPAVFAPSKEISHEGQGLTAVEKIFNRNAVGTTPGKVLHAGSDVRVQVNIVGSQDTTGLMTSQELESMAATVISPIVDGAYQSGCHTASVWDKKAQANIPKLMKFMNEFGLITARDPKGEYHAMTDVIHKVLNDITVDEWAIIIGGDSHTRMSKGVAFGADSGTVALALATGEASMPIPESVKVTFKGNMKEHMDFRDVVHATQAQMLKQFGGENVFQGRIIEVHIGTLPADQAFTFTDWTAEMKAKASINISEDNTLIESLEIAKGRIQIMIDKGMDNHNKVLQGLIDKADKRIAEIRSGEKHALTPDANAKYYAEVVVDLDVIVEPMIADPDVNNDDVSKRYTHDTIRDLSYYGGEKKVDLGFVGSCMVHKGDLKIVSQMLRNIEKQQGKVEFSAPLVVAAPTYNIIDELKAEGDWELLEKYSAFEFDDNAPKGEARVEYKNVMYLERPGCNLCMGNQEKAAKGDTVLATSTRLFQGRVVEDSERKKGESLLASTPVVVLSAIIGRIPNIDEYKAAVEGIDLTTFIPSIKELTSTSAH
- a CDS encoding aconitate hydratase; this encodes MTFDIDMIKKVYERYPERIAAARQIVGKPLTLSEKILYTHLWEGNATQAYERGNSYVDFAPDRVAMQDATAQMALLQFMQAGKTKVAVPSTAHADHLIQAKVGADKDLQEGINKNSEVFNFLSSVCDKYGIGFWKPGAGIIHQVVLENYAFPGGMMIGTDSHTVNAGGLGMVAIGVGGADAVDVMAGMAWELKMPKLIGVKLTGKMSGWTSAKDVILKVAGILTVKGGTGCIVEYFGEGAESLSATGKGTICNMGAEIGATTSTFGYDDSMRRYLAATGRQDVVDAADKIAEHLTGDAEVYANPEQYFDQLIEINLSELAPHLNGPFTPDLATPVSEFRAKAEANGWPLEVEWALIGSCTNSSYEDLSRAASIVEDAVSKGVKPKAILGINPGSEQVKFTAERDGFLDSFRKFENARIFTNACGPCIGQWDREGAEKGEKNSIIHSFNRNFAKRADGNPNTHAFVASPEMVAAVAISGRLDFNPITDTLTNESGEQVKLDEPKGFELPSKGFAVDDNGYQAPSEDGSSVVVNVNPTSDRLQLLEEFPAWDGKNIVGARVLIKAFGKCTTDHISMAGPWLKYRGHLDNISNNMLIGAVNAYNMETNKVKNELTGEYGEVPAVQRAYKAAGIPTIVVGDQNYGEGSSREHAAMEPRHLGVKAVLVKSFARIHETNLKKQGMLGITFANEADYDKILEDDVVNFLDLDQFAPGKQLTLEFIHTDGTKDIIMANHTYNDQQIDWFKAGSALNLIKQQEK
- a CDS encoding LytR/AlgR family response regulator transcription factor, with product MNKIKCIIVDDEPLAMSLLEHYVEKVPFLELVFSTENPILALEYLQKNDSDLIFLDIQMPELTGINFMKIVGTNQKYILTTAYSEYALEGYEHNVVDYLLKPISFDRFQKSVLKAQERFSFPQEENTHFFVKSSGQRHRIGFHEILYVESIKDYVNIRTENNEYIVLDTLKSMENQLSEKFVRIHKSFIVNLDKIKSIGAKKVILPEFEIPIGESYRAGLLDRLK
- a CDS encoding sensor histidine kinase, whose translation is MNKKQIIWLQIIYWGFNFFGTVITPNFFVPETNRPELHILRITYFIVKITTFYISYLFIFPKIFKLEKLYSAVFVFILTLLCFASMRYALEEMILPSTLGFRNYDEGTGLLYYFFDNIYNSSLTTFIAGILWILEKYGVAENDKKQLLIEKKQAELQALKTQINPHFIFNSLNNIYSLVYQKSDKALPAIEELGQLLRYSTKDLERDTISLDKEIGYIDSLIALEKLRIRNPELLIIEKNIQHPHLKISPMLLVPFVENAFKHGDFRNKGFEMKISDHDKVLHFYLLNFKTQKMKDTVSGIGIQNVKKRLEILYPKHQLEIKDSETEFIVDLKIDLRDE
- a CDS encoding outer membrane beta-barrel family protein, encoding MKKQFLFITTLVCSLVTAQTKDTANVNKIEAVTVNGKKVLVERKVDRLVYNVQNSMLSQGSSGAEVLAGTPLLQIDENKGLLSIAGKNGVSVMVNDRMLNLSGSELINYLRNLRSENILKIEVITTPPAKYEAQGNSGIINIVLKKNQNLGWNGYLTTNYTQKTYAAFGTVAGINYQNEKMKASVKIQGYDGAKRSVENYKIIGEKSSISRDERRDMNDGLGLNANFDYSLTKNSNIGLVYDISKGHSDMDINSKQNYFTGSNPTLQTITDSKHRSSFTSQMLNLYFDQKFGEHKLSLGANYYGNLPNTEVNFTTKNIASNSTQVVKNLSSVDYKIYSGQADLTLNFKKIQLETGAKFSQFSNNSEIGYFDVINGNYIIDPAKSNLFDYNEKNYAAYISASKDLGEKWSVKAGLRYEYSQTNGFSPTTQSKSENNYGKFFPTAYVSYKANHDNQFSINYSRRINRPYFRALDPFRWYSNPNTYYSGNPSLQPSFNHNIEFNYIFKNKFSANLYYQRTTNNFDQISFLNGIDLTSTFENYYNQNIYGINLNYTDTFFKIWESNISTSFSYNETQITRFNLVPKNGQSFYYSLNNTFQLNKAKTFMLFINYWNNLPSRDGYLSVKNRASLDAGVKMSFAEKALQVNLSVSDIFKQSGFKADMYFTDNTQSFNNYWDARRMTLSITYNFGNQKVKSNNRAVNFEEKNRAQ